The Kryptolebias marmoratus isolate JLee-2015 linkage group LG18, ASM164957v2, whole genome shotgun sequence genome includes a region encoding these proteins:
- the atp5f1c gene encoding ATP synthase subunit gamma, mitochondrial isoform X1: MFARTSALVFSPQCGQVRNMATLKDITIRLKSIKNIQKITKSMKMVAAAKYARAERQLKPARVYGTSAMAMYEKADIKVPEDKASKYLIVGVTSDRGLCGAIHSGIAKTIKSEIANLTSAGKEVMVINVGDKLRGLLHRTHGKHILLNCKEVGRKPPNFNDASAIATELLNSGYEFDQGSVFFNRFRSVISYKADHKLVFSNDTVASSETMGIYDDIDAEVLRNYQEFSLVNVIYLALQESSTSEQSARMTAMDSASKNASEMIDKLTLTFNRTRQAVITKELIEIISGAAAL; the protein is encoded by the exons ATGTTCGCCAGGACCAGCGCGTTGGTTTTCTCCCCACAATG TGGGCAGGTCAGGAACATGGCTACCTTGAAGGACA TCACCATTCGGTTGAAGTCCATCAAGAACATCCAGAAAATCACAAAGTCCATGAAGATGGTGGCCGCAGCCAAGTATGCTCGTGCTGAGAGGCAGCTGAAGCCTGCACGTGTCTACGGCACCAGTGCTATGG CCATGTACGAGAAGGCTGACATCAAGGTGCCTGAGGATAAGGCCAGCAAGTATCTGATTGTTGGTGTGACCTCTGACCGTGGGCTCTGCGGCGCCATCCACTCTGGTATAGCCAAGACCATTAAGAGCGAGATCGCCAACCTGACCAGCGCTGGCAAGGAGGTGATGGTGATCAATGTGGGAGACAAGCTGAGAGGCCTGCTGCACAG AACCCATGGGAAACACATCTTGTTGAACTGCAAGGAGGTCGGCCGCAAGCCACCCAACTTTAATGATGCCTCCGCCATCGCCACGGAGCTGCTGAACTCTGGATATGAGTTTGATCAGGGCTCTGTCTTCTTCAATAGATTCAG GTCTGTTATCTCCTACAAGGCAGACCATAAGCTGGTGTTTTCCAACGACACAGTTGCCTCCTCAG AGACCATGGGGATCTATGATGACATCGATGCTGAGGTGCTGAGGAACTACCAGGAGTTTTCTCTGGTCAACGTCATCTACCTGGCCCTGCAGGAGTCCTCCACCAGCGAGCAGAGCGCCAGGATGACTGCGATGGACAGCGCCAGCAAGAACGCCT CTGAGATGATTGACAAGCTGACCCTCACCTTCAACCGTACCAGACAGGCCGTCATCACCAAGGAGCTGATTGAGATCATCTCCGGAGCTGCTGCCCT ataa
- the atp5f1c gene encoding ATP synthase subunit gamma, mitochondrial isoform X2 — translation MFARTSALVFSPQCGQVRNMATLKDITIRLKSIKNIQKITKSMKMVAAAKYARAERQLKPARVYGTSAMAMYEKADIKVPEDKASKYLIVGVTSDRGLCGAIHSGIAKTIKSEIANLTSAGKEVMVINVGDKLRGLLHRTHGKHILLNCKEVGRKPPNFNDASAIATELLNSGYEFDQGSVFFNRFRSVISYKADHKLVFSNDTVASSETMGIYDDIDAEVLRNYQEFSLVNVIYLALQESSTSEQSARMTAMDSASKNASEMIDKLTLTFNRTRQAVITKELIEIISGAAAL, via the exons ATGTTCGCCAGGACCAGCGCGTTGGTTTTCTCCCCACAATG TGGGCAGGTCAGGAACATGGCTACCTTGAAGGACA TCACCATTCGGTTGAAGTCCATCAAGAACATCCAGAAAATCACAAAGTCCATGAAGATGGTGGCCGCAGCCAAGTATGCTCGTGCTGAGAGGCAGCTGAAGCCTGCACGTGTCTACGGCACCAGTGCTATGG CCATGTACGAGAAGGCTGACATCAAGGTGCCTGAGGATAAGGCCAGCAAGTATCTGATTGTTGGTGTGACCTCTGACCGTGGGCTCTGCGGCGCCATCCACTCTGGTATAGCCAAGACCATTAAGAGCGAGATCGCCAACCTGACCAGCGCTGGCAAGGAGGTGATGGTGATCAATGTGGGAGACAAGCTGAGAGGCCTGCTGCACAG AACCCATGGGAAACACATCTTGTTGAACTGCAAGGAGGTCGGCCGCAAGCCACCCAACTTTAATGATGCCTCCGCCATCGCCACGGAGCTGCTGAACTCTGGATATGAGTTTGATCAGGGCTCTGTCTTCTTCAATAGATTCAG GTCTGTTATCTCCTACAAGGCAGACCATAAGCTGGTGTTTTCCAACGACACAGTTGCCTCCTCAG AGACCATGGGGATCTATGATGACATCGATGCTGAGGTGCTGAGGAACTACCAGGAGTTTTCTCTGGTCAACGTCATCTACCTGGCCCTGCAGGAGTCCTCCACCAGCGAGCAGAGCGCCAGGATGACTGCGATGGACAGCGCCAGCAAGAACGCCT CTGAGATGATTGACAAGCTGACCCTCACCTTCAACCGTACCAGACAGGCCGTCATCACCAAGGAGCTGATTGAGATCATCTCCGGAGCTGCTGCCCTGTAA
- the kin gene encoding DNA/RNA-binding protein KIN17 yields the protein MGKADFLSPKAISNRIKAKGLQKLRWYCQMCQKQCRDENGFKCHCMSESHQRQLLLASENPMKFMDYFSNEFKSDFVELLRRRFGTKRVHNNIVYNEYISHREHIHMNSTQWETLTDFTKWLGREGFCKVDETPKGWYIQYIDRDPETIRRQEEQARKKKQELDDEERSARFIEEQVRRGRDGMEAEDNPVYTELKREDEDEKVAFNLSAPVPSSSKSSSVLGASALKATASSSSVKRKDTSSSSDYRKEKKKKSALEEIIEMEERKKKKESSVRTDYWLQPNIVIKVVTKRLGEKYHKKKAVVTEVQDKYAAVVKMIDSGDKLKLDQNHVETVIPAPGKRVLILNGPYRDTEAVLEGINEKNFSATLTLDSGHQKGDRVDIAYEDFSKLA from the exons ATGGGCAAAGCAGATTTCTTGTCCCCTAAGGCGATTAGCAACcgaataaaagctaaaggtcTCCAGAAGTTGAGGTGGTACTGTCAGATGTGTCAAAAACAATGTCGAGATGAG AACGGTTTTAAATGTCACTGCATGTCCGAGTCCCATCAGAGACAGCTGCTGCTGGCCTCAGAAAACCCAATGAAGTTCATGGACTACTTCTCTAA TGAGTTTAAAAGCGACTTCGTGGAGCTGCTCAGAAGACGTTTTG GGACCAAACGAGTGCACAACAACATCGTCTACAACGAGTACATCAGTCACCGGGAGCACATCCATATGAACTCCACACAGTGGGAAACTCTCACTGACTTCACCAAATGGCTGGGCAGAGaag GTTTCTGCAAAGTTGACGAGACCCCTAAAGGCTGGTACATTCAGTATATCGACCGCGACCCGGAGACCATCCGCCGCCAAGAAGAGCAGGCgaggaagaagaagcaggagcTGGACGATGAGGAGAGGAGCGCCAGGTTCATCGAGGAGCAGGTCCGCCGAGGCCGCGACGGCATGGAGGCAGAG gacaaTCCGGTTTACACTGAACTCAAACGTGAGGACGAAGAcgaaaaag TTGCTTTCAATCTGAGTGCACCTGTACCCAGCTCCTCCAAATCAAG TTCTGTTCTCGGGGCTAGCGCTCTGAAAGCTACAGCGTCATCATCCTCAGTCAAGAGGAAAGACACGTCTTCCAGCTCAGACTAtagaaaggagaagaagaaaaaatcagCCCTGGAGGAGATCATCGAG atggaggagaggaagaagaagaaggagtcTTCAGTCAGAACTGACTACTGGCTGCAGCCCAACATTGTCATCAAAGTCGTCACCAAGAGGCTTGGAGAAAAGTACCATAAGAAGAAGGCTGTTGTCACG GAAGTGCAAGACAAATACGCCGCAGTGGTGAAAATGATCGACTCCGGAGACAAACTGAAACTGGACCAGAACCACGTGGAGACGGTCATACCTGCTCCAG GTAAACGGGTTCTGATCCTGAACGGTCCGTACAGGGACACCGAAGCCGTGCTCGAGGGCATCAATGAGAAAAATTTCAGTGCAACACTCACACTCGACTCA GGTCATCAGAAAGGGGATAGAGTGGACATCGCTTATGAAGACTTTTCCAAACTGGCCTGA
- the itih2 gene encoding inter-alpha-trypsin inhibitor heavy chain H2 — MRCLLLLLLGLVIPRQSCCFEFVIDGEWEDDDVSAAQSHQEHRERHKRATLTSEEQEDFGAITGQDITVKSYKVESRITSRFAHVTVRSSVVNSGTKAQSIAFNVQIPKRAFISNFTMNVNGITFVGSVKEKTLARKLYARARSRNHAAGIVRTNSQDLEVFKTEVHVPPGSNIEFELHYQEMMERKLGFYEHSLYLQPGRLVPHFQVDVYIYEQNGIASVETSNTFGTQFAELIKVTSTKDKAHVVFKPSVQQQRECANCTNSAIDGELTVKYDVTRDSTSGELQVSDSYFFYFLAPSNLSPFPKNIVFVIDVSGSMWGVKMKQTVEAMRAILDDLTVEDQFGIIDFNHNVRCWNEDLVPGSSLHTTSAKSYIESIKPNGGTNINEALMRAVQMLMRAFNQDLINSRSISMIILVSDGDPTVGEIKLSVIQKNIKRAMREEFSLFSVGIGFDVDYDFLERIAMENRGMAQRIYANHDAAEQLRTFYHQVSSPLLSKIAVRFSDESVTNVTQSQFDKYFSGSELVVAGRVLPSESSSLSGYTSASSANMDLILEMDADIHKLDEELAKQQHSFTGFAKQMWAYLTIKQLIGERSLAPTAAKKRKITQRIISLSLDHQFVTPLTALLVTNDDDPTEMLLADSPMDPKHGCCSALPATSRVTFPPRPPGGMVYATPPSRPHWLLPATQPPTPSQVKKGEVDETLVTTNGVTRVDEDPHFIIRLPRSNMDVCFNIDSKPGHILNLVSDIGTGVVVNGQLISSKKVHKDKLKTYFGVVSVYYQPEGFSVTVSTDRITTTDGRRSNVFTWGSTAEITHDGVTVSIVKNAQATITINNRIQVTVLLHRVWKKHPVNVDFLGVYLSNSNQYSPLVHGLIGQFSQEPEVRVYGVHEGADPLKKEATMEVKGNKLLVTRGWQKDYTWDRKHGSNVYCWFIHNSGKGFIDGHYSDYIVPDLDSFLQLP, encoded by the exons ATGAGGTGCCTGCTGTTGCTGCTTCTGGGGCTCGTGATTCCCCGTCAGAGCTGCTGTTTCGAGTTTGTGATCGACGGAGAATGGGAGGATGATGATGTG TCAGCAGCTCAGAGTCATCAAGAGCATCGAGAGAGGCACAAG agAGCGACACTGACCAGCGAGGAGCAGGAAGACTTTGGG GCCATCACTGGACAGGACATCACAGTCAAGAGTTACAAGGTGGAGAGCCGCATCACGTCACGCTTCGCTCACGTCACCGTCAGGAGCTCGGTGGTCAACTCGGGCACCAAAGCTCAGAGCATCGCCTTCAACGTGCAGATCCCCAAGCGAGCTTTCATCTCAAACTTCACCAT GAACGTGAATGGCATCACCTTCGTGGGCTCGGTGAAGGAGAAGACCTTGGCCAGGAAGCTGTATGCCAGGGCCAGATCGAGGAACCACGCAGCTGGCATCGTCAG GACTAACTCCCAGGACCTGGAGGTCTTTAAGACGGAGGTCCACGTTCCTCCCGGCAGTAACATCGAGTTTGAGCTTCACTATCAGGAGATGATGGAAAGGAAACTCGGCTTCTACGAACATTCGCTGTACCTGCAGCCTGGGCGGCTGGTGCCACACTTCCAG GTGGATGTGTACATCTACGAGCAGAATGGAATTGCCTCTGTGGAAACATCAAACACGTTTGGAACTCAGTTTGCAGAGCTCATTAAAGTTACGTCGACCAAAGACAAA GCTCATGTTGTCTTCAAGCCCAGCgtacagcagcagagagagtgTGCGAACTGCACAAACAGCGCCATAGACGGAGAGCTTACGGTCAAATATGACGTAACCAGAGACAGCACCTCCGGAGAACTGCAG GTGTCCGACAGCTACTTTTTCTATTTCTTGGCTCCTTCAAACCTCTCCCCTTTtccaaaaaacattgttttcgtTATCGATGTCAGTGGGTCCATGTGGGGCGTCAAAATGAAGCAG ACAGTGGAAGCCATGAGAGCTATTTTAGATGACTTGACTGTCGAGGATCAATTCGGCATTATAGACTTTAATCACAACGTGCGCTGCTGGAATGAGGACCTGGTCCCTGGCTCCTCTCTTCACACCACAAGTGCGAAAAGCTACATTGAGAGCATCAAACCCAATGGAG GCACCAACATCAACGAGGCACTAATGAGAGCGGTTCAGATGCTGATGAGGGCGTTCAATCAGGACCTCATCAACTCTCGCTCCATCTCCATGATCATTCTGGTGTCTGACGGAGATCCCACTGTTG GAGAGATCAAACTCAGCGTAATCCAGAAGAACATTAAGCGGGCGATGAGGGAGGAGTTCTCTCTCTTCTCTGTGGGCATCGGCTTCGACGTGGACTACGACTTCCTGGAACGTATCGCCATGGAGAACAGGGGCATGGCTCAGAGGATCTACGCCAATCATGATGCCGCCGAGCAGCTACGG ACGTTTTACCACCAGGTTTCATCTCCTCTGCTGAGTAAGATCGCCGTTCGCTTCAGTGATGAATCTGTGACGAATGTCACCCAGAGCCAGTTCGATAAGTACTTCAGCGGCTCGGAGCTGGTGGTGGCCGGGCGGGTTCTGCCATCAGAGAGCAGCTCATTGAGTGGCTACACCTCGGCATCATCT GCCAATATGGACCTCATTTTGGAAATGGATGCTGACATCCACAAGCTGGACGAAGAGCTGGCCAAACAGCAGCACTCCTTCACTGGATTCGCCAAACAGATGTGGGCTTATCTCACCATCAAACAGCTGATCGGTGAAAG GTCTTTGGctccaacagcagctaaaaagaggaaaatcacCCAGCGGATCATTAGCTTGTCTTTGGATCATCAGTTCGTCACGCCGCTCACCGCTCTGCTAGTGACAAACGACGATGACCCCACGGAGATGCTGCTGGCCGACTCCCCGATGGACCCCAAACACGGCTGCTGCTCAG CTCTTCCTGCCACATCTCGTGTTACTTTCCCTCCCCGACCTCCTGGTGGTATGGTCTATGCAACTCCACCTTCACGTCCACACTGGCTCTTACCAGCCACTCAGCCACCCACCCCAAGTCAGGTTAAAAAGGGTGAAGTGGACGAGACTTTAGTGACGACCAACGGGGTTACCAGAG TGGACGAAGACCCCCATTTCATCATCCGACTGCCTAGAAGTAACATGGACGTCTGCTTCAACATCGACTCCAAGCCAGGTCACATCCTCAACCTGGTGTCAGACATTGGAACAG GTGTCGTGGTCAACGGTCAGTTAATCAGCTCCAAAAAGGTTcacaaagacaaactaaaaaccTACTTCGGCGTTGTCTCGGTCTACTACCAGCCTGAAGGATTCAGTGTGACGGTCAGCACTGACCGCATCACCACGACTGATGGCAGGCGCAGCAACGTTTTCACCTGGGGGTCCACCGCTGAAATCACACACGATGG ggtGACGGTTTCTATTGTGAAGAACGCTCAAGCCACCATCACGATAAATAACAGGATCCAGGTAACGGTGCTGCTTCACCGTGTTTGGAAGAAACATCCAGTTAATGTGGACTTCCTTGGGGTTTACCTTTCCAACAGCAACCAGTATTCGCCTCTGGTCCATGGACTCATAG GGCAGTTTTCTCAAGAGCCTGAGGTGAGAGTGTACGGCGTCCATGAAGGAGCCGACCCCCTGAAGAAGGAGGCCACCATGGAGGTGAAGGGCAACAAGCTACTTGTCACCAG GGGCTGGCAGAAGGACTACACATGGGACAGGAAGCACGGCTCTAATGTCTACTGCTGGTTCATTCATAACAGCGGGAAGGGTTTCATCGACGGTCATTACAGCGACTACATCGTTCCAGATCTGGACAGCTTCCTTCAGCTGCCCTga